From Desulfatibacillum aliphaticivorans DSM 15576, the proteins below share one genomic window:
- a CDS encoding amidohydrolase family protein, translating into MQPMKKGALMTYDLIIENGILLTADEDSHIHKDGLICVAGGEIMFAGPRDKAPERKGARQVVDACGGIIMPGLVNSHTHVPMSIFRGLADDLPLETWLNEHMFPAEAAHINPETVRIGTLLSCAEMLLSGTTCFCDGYFYEDAVAQAASETGLRAVLAHGIIDFPAPGVPDPSQNVRASASYAKEWKGKTPLITPSIFCHSAYTCSAETIQNAKKEAAALGVLLQIHAAESKFEHTQSMEQHGLSPVQYLDGLGVLDENTLVVHGVWVDDKDMEILSQKNAAVSVTTHSEMKLASGVAPIPAYLRAGVRVGLGTDGPASNNNYDMFSEMDLTAKIHKALNLDPTELDAATAIALAARMSADAIGLGAVTGSLEKGKRADIIVIDVDAPNMTPMYHPESAVVYAASADNVKHVFVDGRQLVQDGRLTRMDLEKIMDEVRSLAKAIGG; encoded by the coding sequence ATGCAGCCGATGAAGAAAGGCGCTCTCATGACATACGACCTGATTATTGAAAACGGAATTTTGCTCACAGCGGACGAGGACTCCCATATTCATAAAGACGGTCTTATTTGCGTCGCCGGCGGCGAAATCATGTTCGCCGGCCCCAGGGATAAGGCTCCTGAACGCAAGGGCGCCCGGCAGGTCGTTGACGCCTGCGGCGGAATCATCATGCCGGGCCTCGTAAACTCGCACACGCATGTTCCCATGAGCATTTTCCGTGGGCTGGCCGACGACCTGCCCTTGGAAACCTGGCTGAACGAACACATGTTCCCGGCGGAAGCCGCGCACATCAATCCTGAGACTGTCAGAATCGGGACCCTGCTTTCCTGCGCGGAAATGCTGCTTTCAGGAACCACCTGCTTCTGCGACGGATATTTTTACGAGGACGCCGTGGCTCAGGCTGCGTCGGAGACCGGCCTGCGCGCCGTCCTGGCCCACGGAATCATAGACTTCCCGGCGCCCGGCGTTCCCGACCCCAGCCAAAACGTCCGGGCCTCGGCCAGCTACGCAAAGGAATGGAAGGGAAAAACGCCGCTTATCACGCCGTCCATCTTTTGCCACTCGGCCTATACCTGCTCGGCGGAAACCATTCAGAACGCCAAAAAGGAGGCCGCCGCCCTGGGCGTGCTCCTTCAAATCCACGCGGCCGAGTCCAAGTTCGAGCACACGCAAAGCATGGAGCAGCACGGCCTTTCTCCGGTCCAATATTTGGATGGGTTGGGCGTCCTGGATGAAAACACCCTTGTGGTGCATGGCGTATGGGTGGACGACAAGGACATGGAAATCCTGTCTCAAAAAAACGCCGCCGTGTCCGTGACCACGCACAGCGAAATGAAGCTGGCTTCCGGCGTGGCGCCCATCCCCGCCTACTTGCGCGCCGGAGTGCGGGTGGGCCTGGGTACGGACGGTCCGGCGTCCAACAACAACTACGATATGTTCAGCGAAATGGATTTGACCGCAAAGATCCATAAAGCCCTGAACCTGGACCCCACGGAACTGGATGCGGCCACCGCCATCGCCCTGGCCGCCAGGATGTCGGCCGACGCCATTGGCCTGGGGGCTGTGACGGGCTCCCTGGAAAAGGGAAAAAGGGCGGACATCATCGTCATCGACGTGGACGCGCCCAATATGACGCCCATGTATCACCCGGAGTCTGCGGTGGTCTATGCGGCTTCGGCGGACAATGTTAAACACGTGTTCGTCGACGGCAGGCAGCTGGTTCAGGATGGACGCCTGACCCGCATGGACCTGGAAAAAATCATGGATGAAGTGCGGAGCCTTGCTAAAGCCATTGGAGGGTAG
- a CDS encoding fumarylacetoacetate hydrolase family protein, with protein sequence MKLSSFQVNAESRPKIRFGALMKNEKTLVSFADAAQALDGKKPRALANALAFLEGGAKAKDQAFEILERGEKEKPSGACFPVDSVSLLAPVPRPVSIRDCLAFEKHLNQSAQTVIKWRSPALAAANRLFAKYKGSPLIKPPKVWYKFPVYYTGNPMCMVGPNHDIQWPSYSKKLDYELEMGIYIGKQGINIPRDKAASYIAGYTIFNDFSARDMQMREMAGRLGPAKGKNFDTSYVTGPWLVTPDEIPDPYNLTMIARVNGEEWSRGNSGDMYHKFEDMIRHISQDETLYPGELIGSGTVGGGCGLELDRWLSPGDVVELEIEGLGVLRNRVVRSAD encoded by the coding sequence GTGAAACTATCCAGTTTTCAGGTAAATGCCGAATCCCGCCCCAAAATCCGATTTGGGGCCTTGATGAAAAATGAAAAAACCCTGGTCAGCTTTGCTGACGCAGCCCAGGCCCTGGACGGGAAAAAGCCCCGGGCTTTGGCCAATGCCTTGGCGTTTTTGGAAGGGGGCGCAAAGGCAAAGGACCAGGCGTTTGAAATTCTTGAAAGAGGGGAAAAGGAAAAGCCAAGCGGAGCCTGCTTTCCTGTGGATTCCGTCAGCCTGCTGGCGCCCGTTCCCAGGCCTGTATCCATCCGGGATTGCCTGGCCTTTGAAAAGCACTTGAATCAAAGCGCACAAACCGTCATCAAGTGGCGCTCTCCGGCTTTGGCCGCCGCCAACCGGCTATTCGCCAAATACAAGGGAAGCCCTCTGATCAAGCCGCCCAAGGTCTGGTACAAGTTTCCGGTTTATTATACGGGCAACCCCATGTGCATGGTGGGGCCGAATCATGACATCCAGTGGCCGTCCTACTCCAAAAAACTGGACTATGAACTGGAGATGGGGATTTACATCGGCAAACAGGGAATTAACATCCCCCGGGATAAAGCGGCCTCTTACATCGCCGGATACACCATATTCAACGATTTCTCGGCCAGGGACATGCAAATGCGGGAGATGGCCGGAAGATTGGGGCCGGCCAAAGGCAAGAATTTCGACACATCCTACGTCACCGGCCCCTGGCTGGTCACTCCGGACGAAATTCCCGACCCGTACAATCTGACCATGATCGCCCGGGTAAACGGCGAGGAATGGTCCCGGGGCAATTCAGGCGACATGTATCATAAATTCGAAGACATGATCCGCCATATCTCCCAGGACGAAACCCTCTACCCCGGAGAGTTGATCGGCTCCGGCACTGTGGGCGGAGGCTGCGGCCTGGAGCTGGACCGCTGGCTTTCCCCCGGCGACGTGGTGGAGCTGGAAATCGAGGGCCTGGGCGTTTTAAGAAACCGCGTCGTTCGATCCGCTGATTAA
- a CDS encoding DUF7689 domain-containing protein yields MDREMTPSEKTEYKRHFPNLDVDRARVTDDATDVYNCIAWTVDVDWDWLWPGATINEFDVFYQGYGFVRQSSGPVAVWALNGDYNQMTHGCISGPGHGPRWESKCGAGLRIQHGLTELEGAIYGQVIAYYAKSRDSRVLDKAAMLKDEVRKSKEVGAMLLDEYQKKALDGLKEAIPKDTVEAFENRFSAWKETWKSGHRILLSNTSYVRHSDEFVELAGMGKEIMPLLIEKLVEPDNFRALHLYDALQTDKFLKVLPGSSEEVILKGERFRAEEVVKLFLSNT; encoded by the coding sequence ATGGACAGAGAGATGACCCCGTCTGAAAAAACGGAATACAAAAGACACTTTCCAAACCTGGACGTTGACAGAGCCCGGGTTACGGACGATGCCACCGACGTATACAACTGCATTGCCTGGACCGTGGACGTGGATTGGGATTGGTTATGGCCCGGGGCCACCATCAATGAATTTGACGTGTTTTACCAAGGTTATGGCTTTGTGCGCCAAAGTTCCGGCCCCGTGGCGGTTTGGGCGCTTAACGGCGACTACAACCAGATGACCCATGGATGCATATCCGGCCCCGGACACGGCCCGCGATGGGAGTCCAAGTGCGGCGCCGGCCTTCGAATTCAGCACGGGCTGACGGAGTTGGAAGGGGCGATTTATGGACAGGTGATCGCGTATTATGCTAAATCAAGAGATTCCCGTGTGTTGGATAAAGCCGCCATGCTGAAAGACGAGGTGAGGAAGAGCAAGGAGGTGGGCGCCATGCTGCTGGACGAGTACCAGAAAAAGGCCCTGGATGGTTTAAAGGAAGCTATCCCCAAGGACACGGTGGAGGCCTTTGAAAACCGCTTTAGCGCCTGGAAGGAGACCTGGAAATCCGGCCACCGGATATTGCTCTCCAACACCAGTTACGTCAGGCACAGCGATGAATTCGTTGAACTGGCCGGCATGGGCAAGGAAATAATGCCCCTGCTTATAGAGAAACTTGTAGAGCCGGACAATTTCCGGGCTTTGCACCTGTATGACGCTTTGCAGACGGATAAATTCCTGAAAGTGCTTCCCGGCAGCAGCGAGGAAGTCATCCTGAAAGGGGAGCGTTTCAGGGCCGAGGAAGTAGTCAAACTCTTCCTGTCCAACACTTAG
- a CDS encoding DEAD/DEAH box helicase → MPPKPDKVAEYIYALKASSRMADQVVTHRSFPKSRAQYGQPEAPWPEPIAHILKKADVKKLFKHQVQAIDLIRRGENIVAATPTASGKTFMYNLPVLEALAQDPGAHALYMFPLKALTQDQIKTFRKLAANMENGPTAEIYDGDTTSYRRRKIKEAPPNALFTNPEMLHLGFLPYHHNWEGFFGKLKFIIVDEVHTYRGVMGSHMAWVFARLLRVCRYYGSDPQFVMCSATIANPRDLACRLTGRNFKLVEKSTAPRGARHVVFMNPQTGPAQTAIMLLKAALARGLRTIVYTQSRKMTELISMWASERAGEFKDKISAYRAGYLPEERREIETKLASGELLAVVSTSALELGIDIGALDLCILVGYPGTVMATWQRGGRVGRDLSESAMVLIAGEDALDQYFMRNPEDFFSRSVENAVINPLNPVISARHIECAAAELPLNLDDPILQSGELDNTIYGLEQEGKLLRDAEGSRLYASKKKPQRDVDLRGSGSQFTIMVADPEDPEGPGGQSVGQIDLFRAFRETHPGAIYLHLGRTYRVDALDLARRTVYARPAHVDYYTQARGDKDTEILEIFDEKTVWGTRVYCGRLKVTDQVTGFESKKVRTRKSLGITPLDLPSNTFETQGLWFEIPGHTQKAVEDKFMHFMGGIHAIEHAAIGIAPLIVMADRNDLGGISTPFHPQMGGPAVFIYDGVPGGVGLSLIAFKKALELFSKTMQAIKSCPCETGCPSCVHSPKCGSGNRPIDKEASLFILESIRGAKPEKRKRIVLNKPEEANKAAEQAPPPEKPAINIQSSENKGVDLGQAYAAAIDAYIQPEREHNPFKSQENYGVLDIETRRSAAEVGGWGAAYRMGVSCSVLYDSRDGKFHEYFQDDTDALAQHLTQLDLVVGFNIIRFDYQVLSAHTAFDFSQIPTLDMLQKIYGVLGYRISLDKLAQHTLGTQKTADGLQALKWWKQGKIDKILKYCRADVAITRDLFLYGREHGHLLFQNKAKKVVRVPVKW, encoded by the coding sequence ATGCCCCCAAAACCGGATAAAGTCGCGGAGTACATTTACGCCCTCAAAGCCTCCTCGCGCATGGCCGACCAGGTGGTGACCCACCGGTCTTTTCCCAAATCCAGGGCGCAGTACGGCCAGCCAGAGGCGCCGTGGCCGGAGCCCATCGCCCACATCCTGAAAAAGGCGGATGTCAAGAAGCTGTTCAAGCATCAGGTGCAGGCCATAGACCTGATCCGCAGGGGCGAAAATATTGTGGCGGCCACGCCCACGGCCAGCGGCAAGACCTTCATGTACAACCTGCCCGTGCTTGAGGCTCTGGCGCAGGACCCCGGCGCCCATGCCCTGTATATGTTTCCGTTAAAAGCCCTGACCCAGGACCAGATCAAGACCTTCCGCAAGCTGGCTGCTAATATGGAAAACGGGCCCACGGCCGAAATCTACGACGGCGACACCACGTCTTACCGGCGCCGCAAAATCAAGGAGGCGCCGCCCAACGCCCTATTCACCAATCCGGAAATGCTGCATCTGGGCTTTTTGCCCTACCATCACAATTGGGAGGGTTTTTTCGGCAAGCTGAAATTCATCATCGTGGATGAGGTGCATACCTACCGGGGCGTTATGGGCTCCCATATGGCCTGGGTCTTTGCGCGGCTATTGCGGGTATGCCGCTATTACGGCTCCGATCCTCAATTTGTTATGTGCTCGGCCACTATCGCCAATCCCCGCGATCTGGCTTGCAGGCTCACCGGGCGGAATTTCAAGCTGGTGGAAAAAAGCACCGCTCCCCGGGGCGCACGCCACGTGGTGTTTATGAATCCCCAGACAGGCCCGGCCCAGACGGCCATCATGCTTCTTAAGGCGGCCCTGGCAAGGGGGCTGCGCACCATTGTCTACACCCAATCCCGTAAGATGACCGAACTCATTTCCATGTGGGCGTCCGAAAGGGCCGGGGAGTTCAAGGACAAAATCAGCGCCTACCGGGCTGGATATCTGCCGGAAGAGCGGCGCGAAATCGAAACAAAGCTGGCCAGCGGCGAGTTGCTGGCCGTGGTTTCCACCAGCGCCCTGGAACTGGGGATAGACATAGGCGCCCTGGACCTGTGCATCCTGGTGGGGTATCCAGGCACGGTCATGGCAACCTGGCAGCGCGGGGGGCGCGTGGGCCGGGATTTGTCCGAGTCGGCCATGGTGCTCATCGCCGGGGAGGACGCCCTGGATCAGTATTTCATGCGGAACCCGGAGGACTTTTTCTCCCGCAGCGTGGAAAACGCGGTCATCAATCCCCTGAACCCTGTCATCAGCGCAAGGCATATTGAATGCGCCGCCGCAGAGCTTCCCCTGAACCTGGACGACCCCATCCTCCAATCCGGCGAATTGGATAATACCATTTACGGCCTGGAACAGGAAGGCAAGCTGCTGAGAGACGCCGAGGGAAGCAGGCTGTACGCCTCCAAAAAGAAACCCCAACGGGACGTGGACCTGCGCGGCTCGGGGAGCCAGTTCACCATCATGGTCGCCGATCCCGAAGACCCGGAAGGCCCCGGCGGCCAGAGCGTGGGCCAGATCGACCTGTTCCGGGCTTTCCGCGAAACCCATCCCGGCGCCATTTATCTGCATCTGGGCAGAACCTATCGGGTGGACGCCCTGGATCTTGCCCGCAGGACCGTATACGCCCGGCCCGCCCACGTGGATTATTACACCCAGGCAAGGGGCGACAAGGACACGGAGATCCTGGAGATCTTCGATGAAAAAACCGTGTGGGGAACCCGGGTGTATTGCGGCAGGCTGAAGGTGACGGATCAGGTGACGGGTTTTGAAAGCAAGAAAGTCCGCACCCGGAAAAGCCTGGGAATCACGCCCCTGGATCTGCCGTCCAACACCTTCGAAACCCAGGGGCTTTGGTTTGAAATCCCCGGCCATACCCAAAAGGCCGTGGAAGACAAATTCATGCATTTCATGGGGGGCATCCACGCCATTGAGCATGCGGCCATCGGCATAGCCCCCTTGATCGTCATGGCCGACCGCAACGACCTGGGCGGCATTTCCACGCCCTTCCATCCTCAAATGGGAGGTCCGGCGGTTTTCATCTACGACGGCGTGCCCGGAGGCGTGGGGCTTTCCCTCATCGCTTTTAAAAAGGCCTTGGAGCTGTTTTCCAAAACCATGCAGGCTATCAAGTCCTGCCCCTGTGAAACCGGATGCCCCAGTTGCGTGCACTCCCCCAAGTGCGGCTCCGGCAACCGGCCCATCGACAAGGAAGCGTCTCTTTTTATATTGGAGTCCATCAGAGGCGCCAAGCCGGAAAAACGGAAAAGAATCGTTCTTAATAAACCTGAAGAGGCGAACAAGGCGGCTGAGCAGGCCCCGCCCCCGGAAAAACCGGCCATAAATATACAATCATCTGAAAACAAAGGTGTTGACCTGGGGCAAGCCTACGCGGCCGCCATTGACGCATACATCCAACCGGAAAGAGAGCATAACCCCTTCAAGTCCCAGGAAAACTATGGAGTTCTGGATATTGAAACCCGGCGCAGCGCCGCCGAAGTGGGGGGATGGGGCGCCGCCTACCGCATGGGCGTAAGCTGCTCCGTGCTTTACGACTCCCGGGACGGCAAATTCCACGAATATTTCCAGGACGACACCGACGCCCTGGCTCAACACCTGACTCAACTGGATTTGGTGGTGGGGTTCAACATCATCCGGTTCGATTATCAGGTGCTTTCGGCCCATACGGCCTTTGATTTTTCCCAAATCCCCACCCTGGACATGCTCCAGAAAATCTACGGCGTGTTGGGCTACCGCATTTCCCTGGACAAGCTGGCCCAGCACACCCTTGGGACGCAAAAGACTGCGGACGGGCTCCAAGCCCTCAAGTGGTGGAAGCAGGGAAAAATAGACAAGATCCTGAAATACTGCCGGGCTGACGTGGCCATCACCCGGGACCTGTTCCTTTACGGCCGGGAGCACGGCCATCTTTTGTTCCAAAACAAAGCCAAAAAGGTGGTCCGGGTTCCGGTCAAGTGGTGA
- a CDS encoding class I SAM-dependent methyltransferase: MTRLTLEELHQSPIVANCCMNRERQAIGDNSYQKELPLNPDQFLREGIESQETGRWLDLCCGQGLAMLQLMAKYKKARIDGRFQFMGVDLTGAFAPIPEAFDNLRFVESALEDFRTSLRFDLITCVHGMHYIGDKIGVIIKYIQCLTPDGIFACNLDTNNIFNPEGRKMGIRVNKFFRSHGLEYDARKKILLCRGPKFLQSPFVYLGADDAFGKNYTGQQVVASCYEE, translated from the coding sequence ATGACGCGTTTAACCCTTGAAGAGCTTCACCAATCCCCCATCGTCGCCAACTGCTGCATGAACCGGGAGCGGCAAGCCATAGGCGACAACAGCTACCAAAAGGAGTTGCCCCTCAATCCGGATCAATTTCTCAGGGAGGGGATAGAATCCCAGGAAACCGGGCGGTGGCTGGATCTTTGCTGCGGCCAGGGCCTAGCCATGCTTCAGCTTATGGCAAAATATAAGAAGGCCCGAATTGACGGCCGATTTCAGTTTATGGGGGTGGATCTGACCGGCGCCTTCGCCCCTATTCCGGAAGCCTTTGACAACCTGCGTTTTGTGGAGTCCGCGTTGGAGGATTTCCGTACAAGTTTGCGATTCGACCTGATCACCTGCGTCCATGGCATGCATTACATCGGGGATAAAATTGGCGTTATTATTAAATATATTCAATGTCTCACGCCGGATGGAATTTTCGCCTGCAACCTGGACACGAACAATATTTTTAACCCAGAGGGACGGAAAATGGGGATCAGGGTAAACAAGTTTTTTCGAAGCCATGGATTGGAGTACGACGCCCGAAAAAAGATTCTCCTCTGCAGGGGGCCGAAATTCCTGCAAAGCCCCTTTGTTTACCTGGGCGCTGACGACGCCTTTGGCAAAAATTACACTGGCCAACAAGTTGTGGCCTCCTGCTATGAGGAGTAG
- a CDS encoding AbrB/MazE/SpoVT family DNA-binding domain-containing protein, with translation MTTIKITSNGSVTLPARIRKALGLKVGDFVNAELEEGRVVLKPAKIINAEDSWFYTKEWQKGEAEADRDISEGNVTGPFDNIDDALKALKDAKE, from the coding sequence ATGACGACCATAAAAATCACCAGTAACGGCTCGGTCACACTGCCCGCCCGAATCCGAAAGGCTTTGGGGCTAAAGGTCGGAGATTTTGTGAATGCCGAACTGGAGGAGGGGCGGGTTGTGCTCAAGCCCGCCAAGATTATCAACGCCGAAGATTCCTGGTTTTACACCAAAGAGTGGCAGAAGGGCGAGGCGGAAGCAGACCGGGATATTTCCGAAGGAAACGTGACCGGCCCATTTGACAACATTGACGATGCTCTAAAAGCTCTCAAAGACGCCAAGGAATGA
- the sat gene encoding sulfate adenylyltransferase, translated as MSNLIPPHGGKGLVCCLLEGAELEAEKKKAATLPKLNISSRAKGDLIMMGIGGFSPLDGFMTKADWKGVCEDFLLADGTFWPIPVTLDASADDAAKINVGDEIALFDPEREEFMATMKVTEKYEMTEADKIFECEKVFMGEGTPTAEEFWKIAKDDHPGVQMVMNQGEFNLAGPVKVLSEAEYPEEYPGIYQRPAESRAIFEERGWKEIAAMQLRNPMHRSHEYLCKIAIEVCDGCFIHSLIGNLKPGDIPADVRVKCIDALVKNYFVEDKAVQGGYPLDMRYAGPREGLLHATFRQNYGCSRMIIGRDHAGVGDFYGMFEAQTIFDKIPTPEGEGKALLCTPLKIDWTFYCYKCDGMASLRTCPHAKEDRVLLSGTMLRKMLSEGGELPDHFGRDEVVAILREYYEGLTEKVEVKLHGAATGN; from the coding sequence ATGTCGAATCTTATTCCCCCCCATGGCGGCAAGGGTCTTGTATGCTGCCTTCTGGAAGGTGCAGAACTGGAAGCTGAAAAGAAAAAGGCAGCAACTCTGCCCAAGTTGAACATCAGCTCCCGCGCCAAAGGCGACCTTATCATGATGGGCATCGGCGGGTTCTCCCCTCTGGACGGCTTCATGACCAAAGCTGACTGGAAGGGCGTCTGCGAAGACTTTCTGCTGGCCGACGGAACTTTCTGGCCCATCCCCGTGACCTTGGATGCTTCCGCTGACGACGCCGCCAAGATCAACGTAGGCGATGAAATCGCTCTGTTCGATCCCGAAAGGGAAGAGTTCATGGCAACCATGAAGGTCACCGAAAAATACGAAATGACCGAAGCGGACAAAATTTTCGAGTGCGAAAAAGTCTTCATGGGCGAAGGAACCCCGACTGCTGAAGAATTCTGGAAGATCGCCAAGGATGATCACCCGGGCGTCCAGATGGTCATGAACCAGGGCGAATTCAACCTGGCCGGCCCTGTCAAGGTTCTGTCCGAAGCTGAATATCCCGAAGAATACCCCGGAATCTATCAGCGTCCGGCAGAGTCCCGCGCCATCTTCGAGGAAAGAGGCTGGAAAGAAATCGCTGCCATGCAGCTGCGTAACCCCATGCACCGCTCCCACGAATATCTGTGCAAGATCGCTATTGAAGTATGTGACGGCTGCTTCATCCACTCTCTCATCGGCAACCTGAAGCCCGGCGACATCCCGGCTGACGTTCGCGTCAAGTGCATCGACGCGCTGGTCAAGAATTACTTCGTGGAAGACAAGGCTGTTCAGGGCGGTTACCCCCTGGATATGCGTTACGCCGGCCCCCGCGAAGGCCTGCTGCACGCCACCTTCCGTCAAAACTACGGCTGCTCCCGTATGATCATCGGCCGCGACCACGCTGGCGTCGGCGATTTCTACGGCATGTTCGAAGCCCAGACCATCTTCGACAAAATTCCTACTCCCGAGGGAGAAGGCAAGGCTCTGCTCTGCACGCCTCTGAAGATCGACTGGACCTTCTACTGCTACAAGTGCGACGGCATGGCTTCCCTCAGAACCTGCCCCCACGCCAAAGAAGACCGCGTGCTGCTGTCCGGCACCATGCTCCGCAAAATGCTGTCCGAAGGCGGAGAACTTCCGGATCACTTCGGCCGTGACGAAGTTGTGGCTATCCTTCGCGAATACTACGAAGGCCTCACCGAGAAGGTGGAAGTCAAACTGCACGGCGCCGCCACCGGCAACTAG
- a CDS encoding (Fe-S)-binding protein gives MSFMDCCDWTKCTQCGTCLNQCPVLKLDRKEGGEIILHMIEGGLPDSILNQCTLCMSCNSFCPEGLRPYELILQRVSEQPERQNSLPGLVPYFLMGTPGPVFFPDLYAMQNQEEKAVLDKWGEFPEPSEELLWIGCIGRLFCKDLENSKVLASLPKFSPADLCCGELHYRTGQWDAFMENTDRVFSVLSKVETQRLVCYCGSCCTFLGTILPEVAGRKLPYEVISLYQWLLEKHQAGELELKKPLGYAAAVHESCYATELGGDFQQTLRDVYQAAGCQVVEMEHTGASALTCGAASVARDFDLASVVKVQAKRLKEVKDAGTRNMALNCPGCYLTLAPHSWVKRVRLKYMPEELLKAFGDDITAPISRLMPRVIYTLGKRAPLAWKKADPKTMRIVS, from the coding sequence ATGAGCTTTATGGATTGCTGCGACTGGACCAAATGCACCCAATGCGGAACCTGTTTGAATCAATGCCCGGTTCTTAAACTGGATAGAAAGGAAGGGGGAGAGATCATCCTTCACATGATTGAGGGGGGGCTGCCGGACTCGATCTTAAACCAATGCACCTTGTGCATGAGCTGCAACTCCTTCTGCCCTGAGGGCTTGAGGCCCTACGAACTCATCCTTCAAAGGGTTTCCGAACAGCCGGAGAGGCAAAATTCCCTGCCCGGTTTGGTCCCCTATTTTCTCATGGGGACTCCCGGCCCGGTGTTTTTTCCCGACTTGTACGCCATGCAAAACCAGGAGGAGAAAGCCGTCCTGGACAAATGGGGCGAGTTTCCCGAACCGTCGGAGGAACTATTGTGGATCGGATGCATAGGCCGGCTGTTTTGCAAGGATCTGGAAAATTCCAAGGTCCTGGCCTCCCTGCCCAAATTCAGCCCGGCGGACCTGTGCTGCGGAGAGCTTCACTACCGCACAGGCCAGTGGGACGCTTTCATGGAAAATACGGACAGGGTGTTTTCCGTGCTCAGCAAGGTGGAAACCCAGCGGCTGGTCTGCTATTGCGGCTCCTGCTGCACCTTTCTGGGGACTATTTTACCCGAGGTCGCGGGTAGAAAACTGCCTTATGAGGTGATATCCCTCTACCAATGGCTGCTGGAAAAGCATCAGGCCGGGGAATTGGAGTTGAAAAAGCCCCTGGGCTATGCAGCTGCGGTGCATGAGTCCTGCTACGCCACGGAACTGGGAGGCGATTTTCAGCAGACCCTCAGGGACGTTTATCAGGCCGCGGGATGCCAGGTTGTGGAAATGGAGCACACGGGCGCCAGCGCCCTGACCTGCGGCGCGGCCAGCGTGGCCCGGGATTTTGACCTGGCCTCCGTGGTGAAGGTGCAGGCCAAAAGGCTTAAGGAAGTCAAAGACGCCGGAACCCGAAACATGGCCCTGAACTGCCCCGGCTGCTACCTGACCCTGGCGCCCCACAGCTGGGTCAAACGGGTGCGGCTGAAATACATGCCCGAAGAGCTTCTTAAGGCCTTTGGGGATGACATAACCGCGCCCATTTCCCGGCTTATGCCCCGGGTTATCTATACGCTGGGAAAACGCGCGCCCCTGGCCTGGAAAAAGGCCGACCCCAAAACCATGCGGATTGTTAGTTGA
- a CDS encoding tetratricopeptide repeat protein, with translation MGGKLDLRGWFARNAFLILFCLIMAGGMAYLFWPESRSAEDHLEDLEKKANYAYTVGNYDQAESLCREFLSESEEAYGLFHPNVAFALNNLALVLQAKDRPEDALPLLQRSLAINETAWGPNHRDVVKSLCNLALLMESINKTQEAAKLFEKAAASAKASLPPSDPLISYIQDNLDRLNESDS, from the coding sequence ATGGGTGGAAAATTGGACCTTCGGGGGTGGTTTGCAAGAAACGCGTTCTTGATACTGTTCTGCCTGATTATGGCCGGGGGAATGGCCTATTTGTTCTGGCCTGAATCCCGCAGTGCGGAAGACCATCTGGAAGACCTGGAGAAAAAAGCCAACTACGCATATACGGTGGGCAACTACGATCAGGCGGAGTCCCTCTGCCGGGAGTTTTTGTCCGAATCGGAAGAGGCCTATGGGCTTTTCCATCCCAACGTGGCCTTCGCCCTCAACAACCTGGCGCTGGTGCTCCAGGCCAAGGATCGTCCCGAGGACGCCCTGCCCCTGCTGCAGCGCTCCCTGGCCATTAACGAAACGGCATGGGGGCCTAATCATCGGGATGTGGTGAAGTCCCTTTGCAACCTGGCCCTGTTGATGGAATCCATAAACAAAACCCAGGAGGCCGCTAAATTATTCGAAAAGGCCGCCGCTTCGGCCAAAGCCAGCCTTCCTCCCTCGGACCCGCTCATATCCTACATCCAGGATAATTTGGATCGTTTGAATGAATCCGACTCCTAA